A genomic window from Solanum stenotomum isolate F172 chromosome 10, ASM1918654v1, whole genome shotgun sequence includes:
- the LOC125842958 gene encoding leucine-rich repeat receptor protein kinase EMS1-like, which yields MGSINEKKQMFFLIAFVLISPSFQESLQLEQSVLLKLKQHWSDSEFLQSWDLNSSDCTWSGVSCIDDRVVTQLHLGGKNITRTISSTICKLKNLTFIDLSNNNISGIIPVSLKECSILQHLDLSNNSLSDRIPGELFEMKQLLNLYLNGNMLSGEMPKEISSSQLKNLNLSENYLNGSIPEDIGNLKNIVKLDMSHNSLSGSITNQLFQLHHLRLLSLSSNYLSGVIPDEMDLFSLYDMDLSHNQLTGFIPKGFWYLPGLHALDLSYNQLSGDISQSIEHLRPRNTLRLCSNKFSGRISAEFVKLTYEENCFDESNLCSTSNNLSIPSLPSCSSSDEVRKSSRPKHLIIIISVVGVGVAIQLTWIFYMVRKHCWKTKKQNVKDDMKFISFQKLKVTTEDILSSLKDENIIGNGGSGKVYRVDVALFCTNIYCSNA from the coding sequence ATGGGAAGTATCAATGAAAAAAAGCAAATGTTCTTCCTCATTGCTTTCGTCCTAATTAGTCCGTCATTCCAAGAAAGTTTACAACTGGAACAGTCTGTGTTGTTAAAATTGAAACAACACTGGAGCGATTCGGAGTTCCTCCAGTCATGGGATTTGAATTCTTCAGACTGCACTTGGTCAGGAGTTTCATGCATCGATGACAGGGTAGTGACACAACTACATCTTGGAGGAAAAAACATTACCAGAACAATTTCATCGACAATATGTAAGCTCAAGAACCTTACCTTCATTGATCTCTCCAACAACAATATTTCAGGAATCATACCAGTAAGCCTGAAAGAATGCTCAATATTACAACATTTGGACTTGTCCAATAATTCTTTGAGCGACCGGATTCCAGGTGAGTTGTTtgagatgaaacaattactcaATTTATATCTTAATGGTAATATGTTGTCTGGTGAGATGCCAAAAGAAATATCATCATCCCAGCTGAAAAATCTTAATCTCTCTGAGAACTACCTGAACGGTTCGATACCAGAAGATATTggtaacttgaaaaatattgtgAAATTGGACATGTCACATAATTCTTTAAGTGGTTCAATTACAAATCAGTTGTTTCAGTTGCATCATTTGCGTCTCCTGTCGCTAAGTTCCAACTACTTGTCCGGTGTGATACCTGATGAAATGGACTTGTTTAGTTTATACGATATGGATCTTTCACATAACCAATTGACTGGTTTTATACCAAAGGGATTTTGGTATTTACCTGGACTACATGCTCTGGATTTGTCGTATAATCAGTTATCAGGAGATATTTCGCAAAGTATAGAACATCTTAGGCCTAGAAATACTTTAAGGCTTTGTTCCAACAAATTCTCAGGAAGAATTTCTGCTGAATTTGTGAAGTTAACATACGAAGAGAATTGCTTTGATGAGTCCAATCTTTGTTCTACATCCAACAACTTATCCATCCCCAGCCTACCAAGCTGCTCCTCCTCTGATGAGGTTCGAAAATCTTCGAGACCAAAACacttgattatcattatttctGTTGTAGGAGTTGGGGTAGCTATACAGTTAACATGGATATTTTACATGGTCAGAAAGCATTGTTGGAAAACAAAGAAGCAGAATGTCAAAGATGACATGAAGTTCATTTCATTTCAGAAGTTGAAGGTGACTACAGAAGACATTTTGTCTAGCTTGAAAGACGAAAACATAATAGGAAATGGAGGATCAGGGAAGGTCTATCGAGTT
- the LOC125842959 gene encoding receptor-like serine/threonine-protein kinase At1g78530, with amino-acid sequence MHHEFSLPIIHRDIKYSNILLGHELNAKIADFGLAKVLAKWGETETAYVIAGTFGYLAPEYAYTSKGNGKIDVYSFGVVLLELVTGREPINGDELINLAQWAYMEPP; translated from the exons ATGCATCACGAGTTCTCTCTGCCAATCATTCATCGTGACATTAAGTATAGTAATATCCTTTTAGGCCATGAGTTGAATGCCAAAATTGCAGATTTTGGACTAGCTAAGGTTTTGGCTAAGTGGGGAGAGACAGAGACTGCTTATGTTATCGCTGGCACGTTTGGTTACCTAGCTCCAG AGTATGCATACACATCGAAAGGGAATGGAAAGATTGATGTTTACAGCTTTGGTGTGGTGTTATTGGAGCTGGTTACCGGGAGAGAACCAATTAACGGAGACGAGCTTATAAACCTTGCACAATGGGCATACATGGAACCACCATGA
- the LOC125842256 gene encoding LRR receptor-like serine/threonine-protein kinase RGI5, whose product MLQSRSDPFLLNLQIFFLINLFFQETLQFSVRERSILLSLKRHWRDSEFLQSWDLNSSACTWSGVSCINDRVVTQLNLGEKNITGKIPSTIICQLKNLTFIDLSNNNISGAIPVGLKDCSMLLHLDLSNNSLSDRIPGELFGMKQLHSLYLNGNMLSGEMPKQISSQLENLDLSENHLNGSIPEDIGNLKNLLKLDLSHNSLSGSITSKLFQLHNLRHLSLSSNYLSGVIPDEMDLFSLYDMDLSHNQLTGSIPKELANSAELDALDLSYNQLSGDISKSIEHLRPINTLRLCSNKFSGRISSEFVNLTYEVNCFDESNLSSTSNNRKLLRSQYLIIPIVGVGVAIQLSWIFYRTRKHWWKTKKQNVKDDMKFISFQKLKVTTEDILSSLKDENIIGNGGSGKVYRVVIDQTGNTYAVKSIGHGEKSGGRPQKEFLAEVRTLGSIRHNNIVKLMCCISSLDRKLLVYEYFEKQSLDKWLHRKKSAVSSGQSSTPALDWQKRLKIATGAAQGLCYMHHDCTRSIIHRDIKSSNILLDSEFNAKIADFGLAKILSRRDDNPETASAIAGTFGYIAPEYASTFRVNIKTDIYSFGVVLLELTTGRRPILREYQMNLAQWGQLRYKDGNFIVALDEEIMETSNVEQMRGVFKLGLMCTGASPSSRPSMKEICNILQSLRDPIF is encoded by the exons ATGCTCCAATCAAGATCTGACCCTTTTTTGCTTAATTTGCAAATCTTCTTCCTAATTAACCTGTTTTTCCAAGAAACCTTACAATTTTCGGTCAGGGAACGGTCCATATTACTAAGCTTGAAACGACACTGGAGGGATTCGGAGTTCCTCCAGTCATGGGATTTGAATTCTTCAGCATGCACTTGGTCAGGAGTTTCGTGCATCAATGACCGGGTAGTGACTCAACTAAATCTTGGAGAAAAGAACATTACTGGAAAAATTCCATCAACAATAATATGTCAGCTCAAGAACCTTACCTTCATTGATCTCTCCAACAACAACATTTCAGGAGCTATTCCAGTAGGCCTGAAAGATTGCTCAATGTTACTACATTTGGACTTGTCCAATAATTCTTTGAGCGACCGGATTCCAGGTGAGTTGTTTGGGATGAAACAGTTACACAGTTTGTATCTTAATGGTAACATGTTGTCTGGTGAGATGCCAAAACAAATATCATCTCAACTGGAAAATCTTGATCTTTCTGAGAATCACTTGAACGGTTCGATACCAGAAGATATTGGAAACttgaaaaatcttttgaaattgGATCTGTCACATAATTCTCTCAGTGGTTCAATTACAAGCAAGTTGTTTCAGTTGCATAATTTGCGTCACCTGTCGCTAAGCTCCAACTACTTGTCCGGTGTGATACCTGATGAAATGGACTTGTTTAGTTTATACGATATGGATCTTTCACATAACCAATTGACTGGTTCTATACCAAAGGAACTTGCGAATTCAGCTGAACTCGATGCTTTGGATTTGTCGTATAATCAGTTATCCGGAGACATATCAAAAAGTATAGAACATCTTAGGCCTATAAATACTTTAAGGCTTTGTTCCAACAAATTCTCAGGAAGGATTTCTTCTGAATTTGTTAATCTAACATATGAAGTGAATTGCTTTGATGAGTCCAATCTTTCTTCTACATCCAACAATCGAAAACTTTTGAGATCACAATACTTGATTATTCCTATTGTAGGAGTTGGGGTAGCTATACAGTTATCATGGATCTTTTACAGAACAAGAAAGCATTGGTGGAAAACAAAGAAGCAGAATGTCAAAGATGACATGAAGTTCATTTCATTTCAGAAGTTGAAGGTGACTACAGAAGACATTTTGTCTAGCTTGAAAGACGAAAACATAATAGGAAATGGAGGATCAGGGAAGGTCTATCGAGTTGTGATAGACCAAACAGGCAATACTTATGCTGTTAAAAGCATAGGGCATGGAGAAAAATCAGGTGGAAGACCCCAAAAGGAGTTCCTGGCAGAAGTTAGAACACTTGGTAGCATTCGACACAACAACATTGTCAAGCTCATGTGTTGCATCTCAAGTTTAGACAGAAAGCTTCTAGTCTATGAATACTTTGAGAAACAAAGCCTCGACAAATGGCTTCACAGAAAGAAAAGTGCAGTATCATCGGGTCAAAGTAGTACCCCGGCCTTGGATTGGCAAAAGAGATTAAAAATAGCCACTGGTGCAGCGCAAGGACTCTGCTATATGCACCACGACTGTACTCGATCCATCATTCATAGAGACATTAAGTCCAGCAATATCCTTCTGGACTCAGAATTCAATGCAAAAATAGCAGATTTTGGACTAGCAAAAATACTATCCAGGAGGGATGATAATCCTGAGACAGCTTCTGCTATTGCTGGAACATTTGGTTACATTGCACCAG AGTATGCCTCGACATTTAGAGTGAATATAAAGACAGATATATATAGCTTCGGAGTGGTGCTATTGGAATTAACAACAGGGAGACGACCCATTCTCAGAGAGTACCAAATGAATCTAGCACAATGGGGTCAACTGCGTTACAAAGATGGGAATTTCATTGTTGCCcttgatgaagaaatcatggaaacaaGTAATGTGGAACAAATGAGAGGTGTTTTTAAACTAGGACTAATGTGTACCGGAGCATCACCATCTAGTAGGCCGTCAATGAAGGAGATCTGCAACATTCTTCAAAGTCTCAGAGACCCCATATTTTGA
- the LOC125842253 gene encoding receptor-like protein kinase 7 isoform X2 translates to MVPEMLLLERSMKGGLQSDVYENEKRILLELKQLWGFHQLLDSSSSHCSWYAIGCRNGSVTIIYIPNGNLLSGAISPIICELKSLQVIDLSSNYIRGEFPTSLYNCSKLEYLDISWNQFHGPLPSDIHRLSRLIHLDIAGSNFSNIPGAIGQLSELQYLSLKFNNFNTWIPREIGNLSKLETLDISYIDSFKQATITEELGRLKKLTSLFIIRSNLIGEIPETFSALSGLEVLDLSMNYLNGSIPSYLFEWKKLTNLHLEFNQFSGRLPMLDANMELMGRTQEMFSNLSGLQVLDLSGNHLNGSIPSYLFRWKNLTSLLLGDNQFSGNLPSITGNLRLKTLDLSSNHLSGHIPQEYDKNEYYFGNNLNLCSKYTNHYIQAPRCSGKTRVVIAVVAPVAFLVMVTLLCYTFKKNWTFSTDQLMRRKKRHENQDPEWMFISFQQLGFTESEILVNMTEENLIGSGGYGKVYRVGVNPNGNFVAVKRIWNKRNLDHGLEKQFLAEVEVLGSIRHSNIVKLLCCISRGNSKFLVYEYMENQSLDKWLHHKRRSEKDITASAHCVLEWHTRLQIAVGAARGLCYMHHECSTPIIHRDIKCSNILLDHELNAKISDFGLAKILAKWGETETTSAIAGTFGYLAPEYAYTSKVNAKIDVYSFGVVLLELVTGREPINGDEHINLAQWAWNHHEEGNPVVDAIDEEIKEACFLNEMSSMFKLGLICTSTVPSARPSMKEVLQILLLSLNTSS, encoded by the exons ATGGTTCCTGAAATGTTGTTGTTGGAGAGATCAATGAAG GGCGGTTTACAGAGTGACGTCTACGAAAATGAGAAGAGAATTTTGTTGGAGCTGAAGCAACTATGGGGATTTCATCAATTATTGGATTCCAGTTCCTCACACTGCAGTTGGTATGCTATAG GCTGCAGAAATGGTTCTGTTACAATCATCTATATTCCAAATGGGAATCTACTTTCCGGAGCAATTTCACCAATCATATGTGAACTCAAAAGCCTGCAAGTGATAGACCTGAGTAGCAACTATATCAGAGGAGAATTTCCTACCTCCTTGTACAATTGCTCAAAGCTGGAATATCTTGATATTTCTTGGAATCAATTCCATGGACCACTGCCTAGTGACATTCATCGTTTGTCGAGGCTAATCCATTTAGATATTGCTGGAAGTAACTTCAGTAATATCCCAGGAGCTATAGGTCAGCTTTCTGAATTGCAATATCTATCTCTTAAGTTCAATAATTTCAACACTTGGATACCCCGAGAAATTGGAAATTTATCAAAGCTTGAGACCTTGGATATATCCTATATTGACAGCTTTAAGCAGGCAACAATTACAGAGGAATTAGGACGACTGAAGAAGTTGACATCCCTTTTCATTATACGGTCAAATTTGATAGGGGAGATTCCAGAAACATTTTCCGCTCTTTCAGGTCTCGAAGTCTTGGATCTCTCAATGAATTACTTAAACGGGTCTATCCCAAGTTACTTGTTTGAGTGGAAGAAGTTGACGAATCTTCATTTGGAGTTTAACCAATTTTCTGGTAGGTTACCAATGTTGGATGCAAATATGGAATTGATGGGGAGAACTCAAGAAATGTTTTCTAATCTTTCTGGTCTCCAAGTCTTAGATCTCTCAGGAAATCACCTAAATGGTTCAATTCCAAGCTACTTATTTCGTTGGAAGAATTTAACATCTCTTCTTTTGGGGGATAACCAATTTTCTGGGAATTTACCTAGTATAACTGGAAATTTGAGATTAAAAACATTGGATCTTTCGTCGAATCATCTTTCTGGACATATTCCACAAGAATATGACAAGAATGAATACTACTTTGGAAATAATCTGAATCTATGTAGCAAATATACCAACCATTACATCCAAGCTCCACGTTGCAGTGGAAAAACAAGAGTTGTAATTGCCGTTGTGGCCCCTGTTGCATTTTTAGTCATGGTAACATTGTTATGTTacacatttaaaaagaattggaCTTTCTCCACAGACCAACTCATGCGGAGGAAGAAGAGGCATGAGAACCAAGATCCTGAGTGGATGTTCATTTCTTTCCAGCAGTTAGGATTCACAGAATCTGAAATTCTGGTGAATATGACAGAAGAAAATTTGATTGGAAGTGGAGGATATGGGAAGGTCTATCGAGTTGGTGTCAATCCTAATGGGAACTTTGTGGCAGTTAAGAGAATATGGAACAAGAGGAATTTAGACCACGGGCTTGAGAAACAGTTCCTTGCAGAAGTTGAAGTATTGGGTAGCATTCGACATTCTAATATTGTGAAGTTGTTATGTTGCATTTCTAGAGGAAACTCAAAGTTTTTGGTGTACGAGTACATGGAAAATCAAAGCTTAGACAAGTGGTTGCATCACAAGAGAAGAAGTGAAAAAGATATTACTGCCTCAGCACATTGTGTATTGGAATGGCATACTAGACTGCAAATTGCAGTTGGTGCTGCCCGAGGTCTATGTTACATGCATCACGAGTGCTCTACGCCAATCATTCATCGTGACATTAAGTGCAGTAATATCCTTTTAGACCATGAACTGAATgccaaaatttcagattttggaCTAGCTAAGATTTTGGCTAAGTGGGGAGAGACAGAGACTACTTCTGCTATCGCTGGCACGTTTGGCTACCTAGCTCCAG AGTATGCATACACGTCGAAAGTGAATGCCAAAATTGATGTCTACAGTTTTGGTGTGGTGTTATTGGAGCTGGTTACCGGGAGAGAACCAATTAACGGAGACGAGCATATAAACCTTGCACAATGGGCATGGAACCACCATGAAGAAGGCAATCCAGTGGTTGATGCTATTGATGAAGAAATCAAGGAAGCATGTTTCTTGAACGAAATGAGTTCCATGTTCAAGTTGGGGCTTATTTGCACCAGTACTGTACCTTCTGCTAGACCTTCCATGAAGGAAGTTCTGCAAATTCTATTACTCAGCCTTAATACTTCTTCCTAG
- the LOC125842253 gene encoding receptor-like protein kinase 7 isoform X1: MKINHIHVVKSTFSIPRKQVYLFIVSLLTFIHFQGGLQSDVYEKEKNILLELKQLWGFQKLWDSNSSHCSWNGIGCRNGSVTIIYIPNGNLLSGAISPIICELKSLQVIDLSSNYIRGEFPTSLYNCSKLEYLDISWNQFHGPLPSDIHRLSRLIHLDIAGSNFSNIPGAIGQLSELQYLSLKFNNFNTWIPREIGNLSKLETLDISYIDSFKQATITEELGRLKKLTSLFIIRSNLIGEIPETFSALSGLEVLDLSMNYLNGSIPSYLFEWKKLTNLHLEFNQFSGRLPMLDANMELMGRTQEMFSNLSGLQVLDLSGNHLNGSIPSYLFRWKNLTSLLLGDNQFSGNLPSITGNLRLKTLDLSSNHLSGHIPQEYDKNEYYFGNNLNLCSKYTNHYIQAPRCSGKTRVVIAVVAPVAFLVMVTLLCYTFKKNWTFSTDQLMRRKKRHENQDPEWMFISFQQLGFTESEILVNMTEENLIGSGGYGKVYRVGVNPNGNFVAVKRIWNKRNLDHGLEKQFLAEVEVLGSIRHSNIVKLLCCISRGNSKFLVYEYMENQSLDKWLHHKRRSEKDITASAHCVLEWHTRLQIAVGAARGLCYMHHECSTPIIHRDIKCSNILLDHELNAKISDFGLAKILAKWGETETTSAIAGTFGYLAPEYAYTSKVNAKIDVYSFGVVLLELVTGREPINGDEHINLAQWAWNHHEEGNPVVDAIDEEIKEACFLNEMSSMFKLGLICTSTVPSARPSMKEVLQILLLSLNTSS, translated from the exons ATGAAAATCAACCATATTCATGTTGTAAAATCTACATTCTCAATTCCCAGGAAACAAGTTTACCTTTTCATTGTCTCCTTACTTACCTTTATCCATTTCCAGGGCGGTTTACAGAGTGACGTCTACGAAAAGGAGAAGAACATTTTGTTGGAGCTGAAGCAACTATGGGGATTTCAGAAATTATGGGATTCCAATTCCTCACACTGCAGTTGGAATGGTATAGGCTGCAGAAATGGTTCTGTTACAATCATCTATATTCCAAATGGGAATCTACTTTCCGGAGCAATTTCACCAATCATATGTGAACTCAAAAGCCTGCAAGTGATAGACCTGAGTAGCAACTATATCAGAGGAGAATTTCCTACCTCCTTGTACAATTGCTCAAAGCTGGAATATCTTGATATTTCTTGGAATCAATTCCATGGACCACTGCCTAGTGACATTCATCGTTTGTCGAGGCTAATCCATTTAGATATTGCTGGAAGTAACTTCAGTAATATCCCAGGAGCTATAGGTCAGCTTTCTGAATTGCAATATCTATCTCTTAAGTTCAATAATTTCAACACTTGGATACCCCGAGAAATTGGAAATTTATCAAAGCTTGAGACCTTGGATATATCCTATATTGACAGCTTTAAGCAGGCAACAATTACAGAGGAATTAGGACGACTGAAGAAGTTGACATCCCTTTTCATTATACGGTCAAATTTGATAGGGGAGATTCCAGAAACATTTTCCGCTCTTTCAGGTCTCGAAGTCTTGGATCTCTCAATGAATTACTTAAACGGGTCTATCCCAAGTTACTTGTTTGAGTGGAAGAAGTTGACGAATCTTCATTTGGAGTTTAACCAATTTTCTGGTAGGTTACCAATGTTGGATGCAAATATGGAATTGATGGGGAGAACTCAAGAAATGTTTTCTAATCTTTCTGGTCTCCAAGTCTTAGATCTCTCAGGAAATCACCTAAATGGTTCAATTCCAAGCTACTTATTTCGTTGGAAGAATTTAACATCTCTTCTTTTGGGGGATAACCAATTTTCTGGGAATTTACCTAGTATAACTGGAAATTTGAGATTAAAAACATTGGATCTTTCGTCGAATCATCTTTCTGGACATATTCCACAAGAATATGACAAGAATGAATACTACTTTGGAAATAATCTGAATCTATGTAGCAAATATACCAACCATTACATCCAAGCTCCACGTTGCAGTGGAAAAACAAGAGTTGTAATTGCCGTTGTGGCCCCTGTTGCATTTTTAGTCATGGTAACATTGTTATGTTacacatttaaaaagaattggaCTTTCTCCACAGACCAACTCATGCGGAGGAAGAAGAGGCATGAGAACCAAGATCCTGAGTGGATGTTCATTTCTTTCCAGCAGTTAGGATTCACAGAATCTGAAATTCTGGTGAATATGACAGAAGAAAATTTGATTGGAAGTGGAGGATATGGGAAGGTCTATCGAGTTGGTGTCAATCCTAATGGGAACTTTGTGGCAGTTAAGAGAATATGGAACAAGAGGAATTTAGACCACGGGCTTGAGAAACAGTTCCTTGCAGAAGTTGAAGTATTGGGTAGCATTCGACATTCTAATATTGTGAAGTTGTTATGTTGCATTTCTAGAGGAAACTCAAAGTTTTTGGTGTACGAGTACATGGAAAATCAAAGCTTAGACAAGTGGTTGCATCACAAGAGAAGAAGTGAAAAAGATATTACTGCCTCAGCACATTGTGTATTGGAATGGCATACTAGACTGCAAATTGCAGTTGGTGCTGCCCGAGGTCTATGTTACATGCATCACGAGTGCTCTACGCCAATCATTCATCGTGACATTAAGTGCAGTAATATCCTTTTAGACCATGAACTGAATgccaaaatttcagattttggaCTAGCTAAGATTTTGGCTAAGTGGGGAGAGACAGAGACTACTTCTGCTATCGCTGGCACGTTTGGCTACCTAGCTCCAG AGTATGCATACACGTCGAAAGTGAATGCCAAAATTGATGTCTACAGTTTTGGTGTGGTGTTATTGGAGCTGGTTACCGGGAGAGAACCAATTAACGGAGACGAGCATATAAACCTTGCACAATGGGCATGGAACCACCATGAAGAAGGCAATCCAGTGGTTGATGCTATTGATGAAGAAATCAAGGAAGCATGTTTCTTGAACGAAATGAGTTCCATGTTCAAGTTGGGGCTTATTTGCACCAGTACTGTACCTTCTGCTAGACCTTCCATGAAGGAAGTTCTGCAAATTCTATTACTCAGCCTTAATACTTCTTCCTAG